One segment of Rosa chinensis cultivar Old Blush chromosome 6, RchiOBHm-V2, whole genome shotgun sequence DNA contains the following:
- the LOC112174075 gene encoding squalene monooxygenase SE1, protein MVSYEYILGGFLASLLGSVFFMIISTTLGGNKKVKPLSGAKSNGFGNGAFQPEMEEEKSTDVVIVGAGVAGAALAYTLAKEGRRVHVIERDLTEPDRIVGELLQPGGYLKLIELGLEECANESIDAQKVFGYALYKDGKDTKLTYPLEKYSSDVAGRSFHNGRFIQRMREKAVTLSNVKLEQGSVTTLIEEKGIVKGVIYKNKAGEEMRTYAPLTIVCDGCFSNLRKSLSDPKVESPSCFVGLILENCELPHANHGHVILGDPSPILFYPISSTEIRCLVDVPGTKVPSVASGEMASYLKTVVAPQVPPQLYNAFMVAVEKGNIRSMQNKSMAANPVPTPGAILLGDSFNMRHPLTGGGMTVALSDIVLLRDLLRPLRDLNDAPALCNYLESFYTLRKPVSSTINTLAGALYKVFCASPDPARQEMREACFGYLSLGGICSYGPVSLLSGLNPRPLHLFLHFFAVAIYGVGRLMFPFPSPKRMWLGARLILSASGIIFPIIKGEGVRQMFFPATVPAYYRSAPVY, encoded by the exons ATGGTTTCTTACGAGTATATTCTGGGTGGGTTCTTAGCTTCTTTGCTGGGCTCTGTTTTTTTCATGATCATCAGTACTACTCTTGGTGGAAACAAAAAGGTCAAGCCTTTAAGTGGAGCAAAGAGCAATGGGTTTGGAAACGGTGCGTTTCAGCCGGAaatggaggaggagaaaagTACCGACGTCGTCATTGTCGGTGCCGGAGTTGCTGGTGCAGCTCTTGCTTACACTCTTGCCAAG GAAGGACGTCGTGTCCATGTCATTGAAAGAGACTTGACCGAACCAGATAGAATTGTTGGTGAGCTATTGCAGCCTGGAGGTTATCTCAAGTTGATTGAGTTGGGTCTTGAGG AATGTGCAAATGAGTCCATTGATGCTCAGAAGGTGTTTGGATATGCTCTATACAAAGATGGAAAGGATACGAAACTGACTTATCCCTTGGAAAAATACAGTTCAGATGTGGCTGGGAGAAGTTTCCACAATGGGCGTTTCATCCAAAGAATGCGTGAAAAAGCTGTAACTCTTTCAAA TGTGAAATTGGAACAAGGATCAGTGACAACATTGATCGAGGAAAAGGGCATTGTCAAAGGGGTGATTTACAAGAACAAGGCTGGAGAGGAGATGAGAACATATGCTCCATTGACAATCGTGTGTGATGGCTGCTTTTCAAATCTGCGCAAATCACTCAGTGATCCAAAG GTTGAAAGTCCCTCTTGTTTTGTTGGTTTGATCTTGGAAAATTGTGAGCTGCCACACGCAAATCATggacatgtcattttgggaGACCCTTCACCCATCCTGTTTTATCCTATCAGTAGCACTGAGATTCGCTGTTTGGTCGATGTACCTGGAACAAAAGTACCTTCAGTAGCTAGTGGTGAAATGGCTAGCTATCTGAAAACTGTTGTGGCTCCTCAG GTTCCCCCACAGCTGTACAATGCTTTTATGGTTGCAGTAGAGAAAGGAAACATTAGATCCATGCAAAACAAAAGCATGGCTGCTAATCCTGTTCCCACTCCTGGTGCAATTTTGTTAGGGGATTCATTCAACATGAGGCATCCTTTAACAGGAGGAGGAATGACCGTGGCTCTTTCAGACATTGTTCTTCTCCGCGATCTTCTTAGACCCCTGCGTGATCTCAATGATGCACCAGCCTTGTGCAATTACCTTGAATCATTCTACACACTTCGGAAG CCTGTGTCATCTACCATAAACACATTGGCAGGTGCTTTGTACAAGGTTTTTTGTGCATCACCTGATCCAGCAAGACAGGAAATGCGTGAAGCATGTTTTGGCTATTTGAGCCTTGGAGGCATCTGTTCATATGGACCAGTATCTCTTCTCTCCGGTCTTAACCCCCGTCCACTGCActtgtttctccatttctttgctGTTGCTATATATGGCGTAGGGCGCTTAATGTTTCCATTCCCTTCACCTAAACGCATGTGGCTTGGGGCTAGATTGATCTTG AGTGCATCAGGCATCATATTCCCGATTATAAAGGGTGAAGGAGTTAGACAGATGTTCTTTCCTGCAACAGTGCCAGCATATTACAGATCTGCACCTGTTTACTGA